The region TCTCGGCGTATCCCGGGAAACACTAAGCCGGCTTTATAGTTCCTGAGATGTGACTTACATCACAACTTTTTTTTGAGGTATGTCCTGTGATAATTTTGTTTGCTGACCGAACTTTGTATCAGTAAATATTAATAATACAAAAGCAAAATATTATGGAACAGAAAAAAGCATTAATCGTTGTAACAAGTGTTGAGAAATATCCTAATATGGAAAGAGCTACAGGTCTGTGGCTGGGAGAAGCTGTGCATTTCTATGATAAAATGGTAAATGCCGGGAAGGAGGTTGACTTTGTGAGTCCCAGAGGAGGTTATACACCTTTAGATCCTGTAAGTATCCAACAATTTGTACAACCTGTGGACTGGAAATACTATGCTGATGGAACTTTTAGAAATAAACTGGCAGATACATTAAAGCCGGAAGAGGTGAATGCATCAGATTATGATGTTATTTATTATGCTGGTGGACACGGGGTTGTATGGGATTTTCCAGAAGATAAAGGGTTACAAAATATTGCAAGAACCATTTATGAAAACCAGGGAATTATATCCTCGGTATGTCACGGTGCAGTAGGATTGTTCAATATTACACTTTCCGATGGTTCTTTATTAATTAAAGATAAAACAGTTACAGGATTTAGTAATTCCGAAGAAATTGCTGCTGAGCTGGCAGATCATATGCCTTACCTTACAGAAGATGTGCTGAAAAGCAAAGGTGCAAATTATGTGAAAGCTGAGCAGGATTTTACACCATTTGCTGTGACAGATGGCAGATTGGTTACTGGTCAGAATCCACAATCCGGCGGAGCTGTAGGAGATCAGGTATTAGAGATTTTGAATCAATAAGTCTATTCATAATTTGCTTAAATTAAAAGTAAGAACACTTAAGACGCTTAAGGTTATTACATCTGAACAGGAAGGAGATCACGTAAACTATTATAATGTTATACTAAGTTGAGTTTATTATGAGCCTAGTTCATTGTGAGCTTGACGAATTAAACTATCAAAGTATAATCTAAACTTTTGCATCTAAAGTGCTTGAAAAAAATAAACAGGTCAGGGTTCTAAACTCTGGCCTGTTTGTATGGTATAAACTAATTTGTGGACTTTACCATTTCTTTTTCTCCCCACTTTCTTAAATGTTCTATAAAAGGGATAAGCTCTGCTCCAGTTTCTGTCAGGTAATATTCAACTTTTGGAGGTACTTCCTGATAGACCTTTCTGTGCAGCAGGTTGTCATCTTCCAATTCACGCAGCGTCTGTGTAAGCATTTTGGGAGTAATATCCCTTAGTGTTTTTCGTAGTTCTCCATAGCGCATTATATCTTCAAGATGCAAATGCCATAATATTCTGCCCTTGTATTTCCCTCCTATTCGCTTAAAAGCATAGTCTACCGGACAGGATGTTTCGTTGATGGATTTATTATTTTTCATTTTTATTAAAATTTAATTTACTGATAATCAGCATTAGTATATTTTAGGTATGTAGAGTACTAAAAAGTGCATACTTGACACAAAGATACTAAATGATCTACATTTGCTTCATTAATATTTAAAATAAAACTCAGATGAAAGCAATTCTTTTAAATGAAGCAGGCGGAGTAGAAAACCTGCAATTGGCTGAAGTAGAAATTCCTGCTATTAAAAACGATGAGGTGCTGGTAAAAGTAGCATCTATTAGTATAAACCCCGTTGATGTAAAGGCAAGACGCAATGATGGTGTATTAAGTTGGCTATTTGCAGAAGAGCGACCTGTTATTTTGGGTTGGGATATTTCCGGTGAAGTAACGGAAGTTGGCAAAGATGTAACCGATTTTAAATCCGGAGATAAGGTATTTGGCATGGTTAACTTCTTTGGAAACGGAAAAGCTTATGCTGAATATGTGGCAGCTCCGGCGGAGCACTTGGCACTTATTCCAGCAGGCATATCTTTTCAGGAAGCCGCTGCAACAACTCTGGCAGCTTCTACTGCTTATCAGGCTCTAACAGAAATCGGTAAAGTAAAAAAGGGCGATCGTGTATTAATTCATGCGGCTTCAGGAGGTGTTGGGCATCATGCAATACAAATAGCAAAATACTTAGGTGCTTATGTTATCGGGACTTCTTCTGCTAAAAACAGAGATTTTGTATTGTCTTTGGGAGCAGACGAACATATTGACTATACAAAAGGGGATATCGAAGATTTAGTTAAAGATATTGATGTTGTATTGGATGGTATTGCAGGTGAAACTTTATTAAAATCATTGGATGTAGTGAAAGATAACGGAATAGTGATAACACTACCTTCCGGAGATATTCAGGATGAAGCATTGGAAAAAGCTGCACAAAGAAATGTCGATTTACAGTTCTATTTGGTATCTTCAAAAAAAGAAACCATACGAACTATCGCTCATTTACTAGAAACCAAAGCATTAAAGCCTCATATTCATCAGGAATTTAGCTTTTCAGAAATGGGAAAAGCCCATTCAGAAGTAGAAACCGGAAGGGTAGTAGGTAAGGTAATTGTGAATATTTAAAAAAGTTTGAGTTCAGGATTTTCACCATTCGGTATTTTAAAATAACAGCTCAGCGATATTATTTTTCTTTTCTGTGGTCGGTAGGGTAGCTTTGAACCATAATTTAAAAATCAAATACTATGAAAGCTATCAACATTTTCTCAGCTCTTTTTTTATTCTTATTAAGTTTCGCTCATGCACAAATGGACGATAAGTTTTATCAGCCAGGGAAAAAACTTAAGCCACTTGAATTTTCAAAAGTTGAATATATTGCTGTTCCGGTTGAAAAGGATACTGTTACTGCTTATGTTGTGAAACCTGAGACTAAAAAGATTAAGAAAACTATTTTCTTTTTTCATGGTGCAGGGGGAAATGTAACTACTTACCAATATATTACAAAACCTTTAGTAGATGCAGGATTTCAGGTAGTGATGATAGATTTCCGCGGTTATGGAAAGTCAACCGGAAAACCTACTCACCTGAATGTAGCTGCGGATGGTCAGATGTTATTCGATCAATTTATCAACAGACCAGATATTAAAAATACCAAAGTTTATATCTATGGAGCCTCTTTAGGATCACAGATTGCGACGCATCTGGCAAAAGATAATGTGGATAAAATTTCAGGTTTAATTTTAGATAGTCCTATGGCTTCGTTTACTGATATAGCTGCATTCTATGCACCTCAGTATAAAGATATGATCCTGAAAGGTATGGTTTCTCCTTATTCAGCAAAGGAAGATATAAAAGGACTTGGGAAACTTCCTAAAATAGTTATCCACAGTAAAGAGGATAAAGAAGTTCCTTATGAGCAGGGCAAATTAGTTTTCGACAATGCTACAGAGCCAAAACAATTTATCGAATCTGTAGGAGCGCATTTGGGCGGTATGCAAAATAATTCTGCTGAAATCCTAAAAGCTATTCAAAGCCTTTAATTAAAATAAAAACCTCATAGACTTTCTAGATTTATGAGGTTTTAATAAACAATAACTAACTCTTGCGCATCTTTTACCCGAAACCTGCGCAAGAGTTGTTTAATAGTTGCGCAAGAGTTGGTCGTTTCCTGCGCAAGTATTCTCCAAAACTAGCGCATGTTTTATACAAAAGATGCGCTGGTTTTTTAATTCACTCAATTTGGTGAAAATAAAAGGTATATCCGCAGATATACCTTTATTCTTTTTTATTCGGATGTTCCTGTTGATACAGCCTGCTGAATATAAGTGAGTAATTCTAATTCTGAATGTGGAATCAAATCATATGCAATCTGCAAAACGTTGCAGAGATCGGAAGTATCTGCAAGAGAAGATCCGTTATCCAGACTTTCCAACGCCTGCATGCATACTGCCAAAATAGATTTAATTTTAAAACCTATATCGGAGTAGTCTCGTACTTCGATATTAGCATTCGTGTGGCCAGAGCCAGATTGGCTAATGGAAACAAGCCAGTCTTTTAGTTCAACTTCTTTGCCGTTCAGGATTACGGCAGTTTTCTTTGAGTTCATAATGTGTAAGTATTAGGAAATGATAAAGCCCTTGAGGCGTAGGTGTCCTAACGCCTTACACGGCGTTTGCAGTTGTTTCCAATACCGCCACCATACCACAAGGGCAAAAAATTTTTCTAATATCATATGTGTAAGTTTTAGGAACCCTAAAGATAGAAAATAAATTAATATTGGATTGGGTAATGCATCTTGCTAAAAAAATAGAAACCTCATAGGTTACCTGAACTTATGAGGTTTGAAAGTAAAACTCCGGACAAAATGCCTGAACTAGTGAACGTATTTCAAAAGCTTTTCAAAATTTTTTGATTAAAATAAAAATATGATTTAAGAATGCAAAGCCGAATGGCTTAGGTGTCCTACGCTTATACGAGCGTTACGGTGCTTTCACATACCGTCACCATATCATACGGGCAAAATTTTTAAATCATTGAATCCACATAACTTAATAACACTGAAGATATAAAATAAATTAATATTGGATTGGGGAATACAGCCGGCTAAATATAAGAGTATGGATTTTAAGCCTTGGCAAGGTTCCAAACCTTGGCAAGGCTATAAAGTATAGCGAAAGCAATTTGTGCCTTAACAGAGAATGGAATATAAGTATGATTTGTGCCTTAGTATTGAAATACAAGTGCTTTGCTAAATTTTTGTAGCCTTGTATTCCACTTTTTTATTATAAGTTATCCAGATGAATAATTTGAGATAAAGAATGAGTTTATCCTAAACTTAACTTAATCAAAATAAAAACCTCATAGGATTTGGGATCTCCTATGAGGTTTCATTGAATATATATGAAAAAAAGATTACTTTTTCAGTTGTGCAAAACTTCTCTGGATAAAATCAGTAAGGTCTTTACCTTTCAGTAAGTTTTGGGAAAGCTTAGCCAGATCTAAAGCCTGTTTTACCAAAGCATTTTTATCTTCAGCATTCTCGGTTTTCAGAATTCCTGAAGCTAAATCGCTGTTTGCATTTACAACAAGATTGTACATATCCGGGAATCCCCCCATTGCAAACATTCCGCCGCCACCAGTCATCTGCATGTCTTTCATACGACGCATAAATTCCGGCTGGGTTATAATGAATGGAGCATCATCACTGTCCAGGTCTTCTAGTTGTACAGTGTATGCCTGGTCGTTTACAGCTTCTTCAACAGATTTTTTCAAAGTTTCTTTTTCTGTATCGTTCAGTTTAGCAATTACAGGCTCATCTTTTTTAATCAAATTGTTGATATGGTCCGCATCTACTCTTGCAAAAGATATATTCTCTTTTGAAGATTCAAGCTTCTGAATCAAATGCGGAATAATAGGAGAGTCTAATAAAAGAACCTCGTATCCTTTAGCTTTGGCATTTTGGATATAACTATCCTGTTCGTTGGTATTGGATGCATATAGTACAACCAGTTTTCCGTCTTTATCGGTTTGTAATGGTTTTATCTTTTCAGTTAACTCTTCCCATAGGTAATGTTTACCGTCAGTTGTCGGATACAAGGCAAACTTGTCAGATTTCTCATAGAATTTATCTTCAGAAATCTTTCCGTATTCGATAACCACTTTTATGTCATTCCATTTCTTCTCGTAATCTTCACGGTTTTCATTAATTAATGAAACCATTTTGTCTGCCACTTTCTTTGTGATGTAAGAAGAGATTTTCTTTACAGCACCATCAGCCTGAAGATAAGAACGGGAAACATTCAACGGAATATCCGGAGAATCAATCACTCCGCGTAGCAACATCAGGAAGTCCGGAACAATACCTTTTACCTCGTCTGTTACAAAAACCTGGTTTTGGTATAACTGGATTTTATCTTTTTCAATATTAAGATTGTTACCAAGTTTAGGGAAGAATAAAATCCCTGTCAGATTAAACGGATAATCAACATTCAGGTGAATATTAAATAAAGGCTCTTCGAACTGCATTGGGTACAACTCGTGATAGAACTTTTGGTAATCCTCATTTGTAAGTTCACTTGGTGATTTTGTCCATGCCGGATTAGGATTGTTGATGATGTTATCTACTTCTATAGTTTCAGGTTTAGCATCTTCTGCCGCTCCTTCAGGAAGTGGAAGTGTTTCTGTTTTCATTCCGAATTTAATCGGAACGGGCATGAACTTATTGTACTTTAAAAGTAACTCGCGGATACGAGACTCTTCTAAGAACTCAGTAGAATCTTCAGCAATGTGAAGAATAATCTCTGTTCCACGATCTGTTTTTGCAGTAGTTTCCTCCAGTGTAAATTCAGGGCTTCCGTCGCAAGTCCAGTGTACAGCAGATTCTCCTTCTTTGTACGATTTAGAGATAATTTCCACCTTGTCTGCAACCATAAATGCAGAATAGAAGCCTAAACCAAAGTGTCCGATAATTCCGGAATCTTTAGCGGAATCTTTATATTTTTCCAAAAACTCTTCAGCTCCGGAGAAAGCAACCTGGTTGATGTATTTTTCTACCTCTTCGGCAGTCATACCAAGTCCCTGGTCTATAATATGAAGTGTTTTGTTGTCTTTGTCTATTTTAACTTCAATTTTTGGATTGCCATATTCTACCTTAGCTTCACCAATAGAAGTAAGATGCTTTAGTTTTAGTGTAGCATCTGTTGCATTAGAAATAAGTTCTCTTAAAAAGATTTCGTGATCACTGTAAAGAAACTTTTTGATAAGCGGGAAAATGTTTTCCACTGATACATTGATATTTCCTTTTGCCATAATTATTTAGATTTTTTTATTTATGATTTACAGACAGATTTTTTCAAAAAAAATACCATCCTGCAAAAAGTGACAGAATGGCATTCTTATGTTTTGTAAAGAAAAATGAGAGATTTTATTCCTAAACCTCAGTTTTCAGATCAAACTAGTTTCCGTTGATCTTTTCTTTAATTTTTTCTTCTAATTCTTCCTGAAGTTCCGGATTGTCTTTGATAACGTCTTTTACCGCATCGCGACCCTGACCTAGTTTAGTATCATTGTAGCTGAACCATGAACCACTTTTCTGGATAACTCCTAATTCAACACCCTGATCCAGAATTTCCCCTACTTTGGAAACTCCCTCTCCGTACATAATGTCGAATTCTGCTTGCTTGAAAGGTGGTGCTACTTTATTTTTTACAATTTTTACTTTCACACGGCTACCTACAGCCTCGTCACCTTGTTTGATTGGTGCACTAGCCTTACGGATATCGATTCTTACAGATGCATAGAATTTAAGGGCATTACCACCAGTTGTAGTTTCTGGGTTACCGAACATTACACCGATTTTTTCTCTTAACTGGTTAATGAAGATTACGGTACATTTTGTTCTGGAAATAGTAGCTGTAAGCTTTCTCAGTGCCTGAGACATTAATCTGGCATGAAGACCCATTTTAGAATCTCCCATTTCTCCTTCAATTTCCGCTTTTGGTGTTAAAGCTGCTACAGAGTCTATTACAACAATGTCAATTGCCCCTGAACGGATCAGGTTATCTGCAATTTCCAATGCCTGCTCACCATTGTCCGGCTGAGAAATAATAAGGTCTTCTAAGTTAATTCCCAGTTTAGCTGCATAATTTCTGTCGAAAGCGTGCTCGGCATCAATAAATGCTGCAATTCCGCCTTGTTTTTGAGCTTCAGCAATTGCATGAAGCGTTAAGGTTGTTTTACCTGAAGATTCAGGTCCATAGATTTCGATAATTCTTCCTTTTGGATAACCACCCACACCTAATGCAAGGTCAAGTCCTAAAGAACCTGAAGGAATAACTTCGATAGAGTGGTCTACAGAATCCTCTCCTAAAGTCATTACCGTTCCTTTTCCGTAGGTTTTATCAAGCTTTTCCAGCACAAGGGCCAGCGCTTTTTTCTTATCGTCTGTATTGCTCATCTAAAATTTAATTTTTTCAAAATTACGGAAATAAATATACTAAAACCACTCTGTGGATAAAAAATCCCATGTATTTTTTGATATTGAAATTCAGCTGAATAGCGTATTTAAGAGAAAAAAGTGTGTATTTTTTTTACGAAGTTCTTGCAAAATAGAAAATTTGTCGTAAATTTGCACCACAATAAAACAGAGACCCATGGTGTAGCGGTAACACTACTGATTTTGGTTCAGTCATCTGGGGTTCGAATCCCTGTGGGTCTACAGAAAGCCTTGTTAATCGTTTGATTTTCAAGGCTTTTTTAATTTTTTACTCCCGAGTTATTTCCCCAGCCATGCTTACTATACTTGATTAAAAAAATATTTACTCTTTTATTCCTCATCATCTTGTTTCGTGAATTGGTACAAACTCAGATTTCTATCAAAAAGGATTTGTAATCTAATTTTAAGCTTTGGTATTCAATGAGTGATAAGATTTCAAACGGCTTATAGATTTTTTTCGATCATTTAGTTTTAATACTTCAAGCGTTTTATATTTGCCTCTTAAATTTAAGAAAATAATCTTTTATTTTAAGAATATAGTATATAATTTAAATAACATAAACATGAAAAAAAATCTAACACTTTTCCTTTTATTGTTCCTATTCAGTTTTAGTAAATTCAGCGCTCAGGAGGTTTCCATAAAAGATGATAAAATAGAAATAAATAAAGTTCCGGTTCTTAGATTTGAAAAGATAAATTTGCAACAATACTCATTTTATAATCTAAATGATGATGAAATATTACTTTTCAAATATGATGATAATGAAACACCAAACAATATGAATGATAATTTTATTGTTTTAAATTTCTTAAATAACAAAAGAAAGGTTGAAAGCAAAAACATTGAAAAAGTTATGGCTGGACTTGGGTTTAATTCTAAGAAGAATGCAATTAAACTAATTAATTGGTTATTAAAAGAAAAAGTATTAACTACCGAGGGAATTATAAATCCTGATAAGCTTGATATTTTTGTTGAAAAATATGATGAAAATATTATAAATAGAACGATTAGATAAAAATAAGGAGGGTAGCACCCTCCTTATTTATTATGCTTTAATATTATCCAGAGTTACGGATTTATCTCCTGAGAATATGGCTCTTTTACTTATGTGGCTGCCAATATAATATTTTCGGTTCATAATAGATTTATTTCGATTATTTGAATCATTTCTTTAGAAAAAGTATATTTATCCCCGAAAAGTGAAAAATATTTTCTTTAACTAAATAATATAAAAAACAAATATGAAAAAAATAGTTTTATTAGCTTCTTTAACTCTAATCTTCGCTAGCTGTGGCCGGAGTAATGATAATACAAACGAAATCATTGTTGATCCTCCAAAAGAAGTACTAACCTTACCGACGAAGGTATCTGGAAGTTATGGTGTGAGAACAATTAAATATGATGGAAATAAATTTTATGAAATCATGATGTCCGACTTGAAAATGATTTTTGAATATACAGGAGACCTTATCACCAAAATTACAAGCTATGATTCAAAAGGAATAAAAATACAAACAGTTGATCTTGTATATAGTAATGGTAAATTAACAAATGTATCTTCTCATGAAGGAAATGATAAATATACATATGTGTTTTCTTATCCGGATGCCAATACAATAAACACTACCAAGATAAGAAATAATGGTACAAGCCTATACAGAGATGAAGAAAGCTATGTATTAAAAAACGGAAATGTTATTTCCGAAGAAATGCTATACTATCTTAATGATAAATTATATGGTAAGATTAATGTAGCCTATACTTATGATGATAAAAATAATGTATTCAAAAATGTTTTGGGATTTGATAAAGCCAAAATGTATTTATTATATGAATTAGGTGTAAATATGATAGGTAATAATAATCTTCTAACCAAAGAACATATGAATAGACCTGTTACAGGGGGAATTAGTAAATATAAAGTTATTAATGATATTAGTTATTCCTCAAGTAATTACCCTGTTCAAATTATTTCTAAGCAATATGGGGCAAATGATCAGTTACAGGGAACAGAGACAGATTTTTTTGAATACAATAAATAATAATTTCTAATATCACATTGGGTCATTATTGAAAGTTCCAAACTTGTATATGAATTTGAAAAATAAAAATTAATGAAAAAACTATATTTATTATTTGTACCGTTGGTATTTACATTGTTTATGTCTTGTAATAGCCGTGATAATAATGACTCTTCGGATCCAAAGAAAATGATAATCAGCAAAATAACAGTTACTTCTTTTGATAATCCGGCTTCTCCATATACAAGTGTTCAGTCATTCAAATATAATCCCAGTGGAGATTTAATAGAAATAAGATCAAATAATTCTGACAACTACGTTACTGTTGAGTATACTGCGGATAAGAAGATCAGTAAAATGGATCATTATAAGAAAAATAAAGGAGTTGAGTATACCGAAAATTTCACTTATCAGAATAACCAGTTAATAAAAATTGTAGCAGAGTATGAGGATAAAGCATTTAACAGGATTATTGACTACGCATATGATGGTAGCGGTAATTTGAAGACCAGATCCATATGTGAAGGACCTCCTTGTGGTAACCCTTGGAAAACCACGTTTGATTATACCGGAAGTAATGTTAGCAGAAGGGCAGAATCAGGGGCTGGAAGTCCGGGGATATCTATCAATGAATATACTTATGATAATAAATCCAATCCAGCTATTAATATGAATAAATATCTGAGAATTGTTTTTGGTTATCAGGATCTTATTGGGTCAAACAATATACTTACAGAAAAGATTTATACCAATCGAATGACCATTACTTATACTATAGATTATAATGCAGAAGGTTTGCCTGTCAAAAGTCTGGGAAAAGATGAAAAAGGTAATAATTGGGTGCAGTATAATTATGAGTATATAAGGTTATAGAAGGATTAAAAACTATTTTATTAAAAGCATGGAAAATATCTTTCGTGCTTTTTTATTGGTAGTATATTCTCTAATACAAAACAATACTTATTTTTGTCTAAGTTCTAATTATAGAAAGTATATAAAACCGGCCTGACAGAAAATGAAAACAATAGTTCAAAAATTGAGAGAAGAACAAAACCTGACTCAGACTGAACTTGCAGAGAAATCCGGAGTTTCATTAAGAACTGTTCAGCGGATCGAAGCTGGAAATATTCCCAAAGGTTTTACTTTGAAAGCTCTTGCCGGAGCGTTGGAAGTTGATCCTGAAGATCTGGTTGTTAAAAAAGATGAAGCACTTAATGTTGACCGGGCTAAACTAATCAACCTTTCCGCTTTATTGGGGCTTGTTATTCCGCTTGGCGGAATTATTTTTCCACTTATATTGACATATAAAACAAAGGATGCTAAAAACAGGGAACTTGGGAAAAGTATTGTGAGTGTACAGATTGTTCTGGCATTTATTGTTTCTGTTTCTATGATCATAAGTCCGTTTATTCAGAAAGCATTATCTGTAAAATTTCCAATTTTTATTATTCCCTTAGTTACATTGATCTGTCTGAAATTATTTGTAGTTATCCACAATGGAGTCAGTCTGAATAAAAACGGAGATGTTTATATTAAGTTGAAAACCAGCTTCTTGTGATTTGTGGCGTAAAACTGACGTAAGATTGTCATATTGTTTTTGTGGACAAAAAGATTCATAAATCCGAATCTTGTACAAAAATCTGAAATGAAAATCTTAAAAAAAATTGTACTAACCTTTTTAGGTGTTTTAGTTTTAGCCATAATATCAGGCTATATTTATTTTGACCAGAAGTTTACCCCGGAAAAAAACTATCTGACTGTAGAAAAAGAAAGTGGAAAAATCCCTATAACCTGGCCGGGGGAAAATAAAAATGTTTTGTTACTGCCTGTTCACTTTTCCGGAGATTCCACAGTGTATTATTTACAGTTTGATACAGGGTCTCCTTATACTTTGTTTTATGCCGGAGCTATAAAGAATATAAAAGGAATTGCGACTTCAAATGAGCGGGGTAAAGCAACATTTTATCTGGGAAATACTACAGTGACTTCGGATAAATTCAGAATTATAGATAATGGAGAAAGCTCTGATAAAAATGATTCTTTAAAAATTATCGGTACACTGGGAGCAGATATTCTTGAAGACAGAAAAACAGTTATCAGCTTCAAAGAAAATTATATTGTTTTTAATTTAGCAGGTATTCCTGATGGTTTTGGGAAAAATCTGACAGATTTTACTTTTAAGAAAAGACATATTATTATTCCGGCACTATTGAAAGGTAATAAAGAGAAATTCATGTACGATTCAGGAACCAGTGCTTATGAGTTACTGACAACAAAAGAAATATGGGAAGGCTTAAAGTCAAAAGATTCAGAAATTGTTACAGAAAAAGCCAATTCCTGGCAGAATGTTTTAACCACTTATACAGCAAAGACAGATAACCTTATAAAAATAGGAAGCAAAAATATACCCCTAAACAATGTGACTTATGTAGAAGGTTTTTCGCAGGCACAGTATTCTATGATGAAGTTTTCGGGTATGACAGGAATGCTGGGGAATCAGATATTTATGAATAACAGCCTCTATATTGATTGTCTTAATCATAAGCTAGGTGTCGACTAAAGTGTATTATTACTGTTATGTGTTAGTTTAATATAGTTTTCATAAAACTGTAGACAGATTTTATTATTGTTAATTCAAATCATATTCAGCAATATTCTCTTTCGTGTTGTTTGTGAATTTTGTATCTTTAGTAGGTATTAAATAATTAAGCTATGAAAGAGTCTGACAGAAATATACCAAACGGACTTGTGCTTGGTGTTATTGGAATACTTGTTGTGATGATCATTGTTTATCTCATTATGGCTTTATTTTTTCCGGATGTTTTAACTTCTGTGAGCGAAGCAAAATAGCCCTGAAAAATAAATATGTGTGATCGATACAACAAATGTTGCTTTTACAACGTTATTAATGATGAAAATTAATAATGAGGAAATTATTTTTTGCTTTTTTAGGGGTGTTAATCTGGGCAGGAGGAAAATCTCAGTCCGCCAGATGTTACGATCTTAGTACTGTTCTGAAAGTAGAACCAACCCCAATCTATAAACAACATCTTGATGCTTCGGCAAGGTTTAATATCAACATTCTGGAAAACTCCAAAACTATACACAAGTACACCAAAAAAGGGAAGCTTGTTTCTATCGGTAGTTTAGGGAAGGGTTATCGGATTCAGAAGCTGGATTATAGTCAGGCTTATCTGGTTCCTAAAGCTAAAACTACGCTTCGGGGGATCGCCAAAAAATTTAATGCCAGTACTAAAGGTAGTACTTTAACAATAACATCCCTTACCAGAACACTGGAAGATCAATGCCGCTTGCGGAGAGTGAATCCTAATGCATCTTTGGGAATCAGTTCCCATAATTATGGAAATTCTTTTGATATTTCTTATGTCCGCTTCAATGACAGGCTGAAATCTAATCCAAGATTGGAAGCAGCGCTGGAAAAAGTACTGAATGTATATAGAGACGAAGGAAAGCTTTATTATATTAAAGAAAAACAACAGAGCTGTTATCATGTAACAGTGCGTAACTATTAAATAAATAAAGCCTTCAGTTCATCTGAAGGCTTTTTCCTGAAATTTATTTTAAAGGCTTTTTTAGCTTAATGAAATAGATTGTATTTCTGTCGATAGTGTTGGATGATGGAAGTACCTTCTGTTCATATTTTCCGCTGCCCG is a window of Elizabethkingia anophelis R26 DNA encoding:
- a CDS encoding DUF5715 family protein, which codes for MRKLFFAFLGVLIWAGGKSQSARCYDLSTVLKVEPTPIYKQHLDASARFNINILENSKTIHKYTKKGKLVSIGSLGKGYRIQKLDYSQAYLVPKAKTTLRGIAKKFNASTKGSTLTITSLTRTLEDQCRLRRVNPNASLGISSHNYGNSFDISYVRFNDRLKSNPRLEAALEKVLNVYRDEGKLYYIKEKQQSCYHVTVRNY